The Nerophis lumbriciformis linkage group LG05, RoL_Nlum_v2.1, whole genome shotgun sequence genome contains a region encoding:
- the tmem121b gene encoding transmembrane protein 121B has protein sequence MISEIRGDNSKEDHLKSQAGFASIVSSSPSPEADRLLSCRSRRDTGSSITIHPEESGSIQPLVPARIDMTSADFPAHTAPLLLTHTSKRSLFYKALCFLLLLFQGGVLDFYLIIFTDLYWCSWIATDLVVVSGWAMFFVKNARSKRERACGFHQKGSIFGGCNLGEFTYAYLAWLIYVIACTPKVVLVLETSILDLIAVKVPCGVTGFKVVTLLSAPLLFCLMNAITEDLNGATRHHSHSCFMTTCLDLVDSFSLMEMLLRNQIPTPYLKYTVISAYFLALAVPVIWLYELTVSELRCRWLWARFFAGLLVNAPLLVVRCFQVFVYKTPVSVFMFKNMFFLLCAFLDLSEQCVAVRGVRRRMAGGSNQAQFSHGVSENDMCPHGYVNTLAVTQS, from the coding sequence ATGATCTCAGAAATTAGGGGAGATAATTCCAAGGAAGATCATCTTAAATCCCAAGCCGGTTTTGCTTCCATCGTCTCCTCTTCTCCATCCCCGGAAGCGGACAGGCTGCTGAGCTGCAGGAGCAGACGGGACACCGGCAGCAGCATCACCATCCACCCGGAGGAGAGCGGCAGCATCCAGCCTCTCGTCCCCGCCCGCATCGACATGACATCGGCGGACTTCCCGGCGCACACCGCCCCTTTGCTGCTGACACACACGTCCAAGCGGAGCCTTTTCTACAAAGCGCTctgcttcctcctcctcctcttccaagGCGGCGTCTTGGACTTctacctcatcatcttcaccgaCCTGTACTGGTGCTCCTGGATCGCCACGGACCTGGTGGTGGTCTCCGGGTGGGCCATGTTCTTCGTGAAGAACGCGCGCAGCAAGCGGGAGAGGGCGTGCGGCTTCCACCAGAAGGGCTCCATCTTCGGCGGGTGCAACCTGGGCGAGTTCACCTACGCGTACCTGGCTTGGCTCATTTACGTCATAGCCTGCACCCCGAAGGTGGTGCTCGTCTTGGAGAcctccatactggatctaatcgCCGTCAAAGTGCCATGCGGGGTGACGGGCTTTAAAGTCGTCACCTTGCTGTCCGCCCCGCTGCTCTTCTGCCTCATGAACGCCATCACCGAGGATCTTAACGGCGCCACCCGGCACCATTCCCACAGCTGCTTCATGACCACCTGCCTCGACCTCGTCGACAGCTTCTCCCTAATGGAGATGCTGCTCCGCAACCAAATCCCGACCCCGTACCTGAAGTACACCGTCATATCGGCCTACTTTTTGGCCCTGGCGGTTCCCGTTATCTGGCTCTACGAACTTACCGTCTCGGAGCTCCGCTGCCGGTGGCTGTGGGCTCGCTTCTTCGCGGGCCTCCTGGTCAACGCGCCCTTGCTGGTGGTGCGCTGTTTCCAGGTGTTCGTCTACAAGACGCCGGTGTCGGTGTTCATGTTTAAAAACATGTTCTTCCTGCTTTGCGCCTTCCTGGACTTGAGCGAGCAGTGCGTGGCGGTGCGTGGCGTCCGAAGGAGGATGGCGGGCGGAAGTAACCAGGCCCAGTTCTCCCACGGAGTGTCCGAAAACGACATGTGTCCACACGGATATGTTAACACCCTGGCCGTCACACAGTCCTAG
- the mkrn1 gene encoding probable E3 ubiquitin-protein ligase makorin-1, with amino-acid sequence MAEAAASSTAAPTVSGGWTKHVTCRYFLHGLCKEGDNCRYSHDLTNSQPAAMLCKFFQKGNCAFGDRCRFEHHNPSQDDLPTPEPLPSTSRSSQPDPELSGPLPGLGAQDWVNAAEFVPGQPYCGRAESANAQSPGPLIEEFDSEATRHSKEQLRKQLCPYAAVGECRYGLNCVYLHGDICDMCGLQVLHPTDTNQRSEHTKACIEAHEKDMEISFAIQRSKDMMCGVCMEVVFEKTNPSERRFGILSNCSHCYCLKCIRRWRSARQFESRIIKSCPECRITSNFVIPSEYWVEDKEEKQKLIQTYKEGMGSKPCRYFNEGRGTCPFGSNCFYKHAFPDGRLEEAQPPRRQTGSNSSRNRNSRQTRLWDILDERESTDSFDNDDDEMVTFELSEMLLMLLAAGTDDDVTDSEDEWDLFHEDLDDFYEIYL; translated from the exons ATGGCGGAAGCAGCTGCATCGTCCACAGCGGCCCCAACGGTATCAGGAGGTTGGACCAAACACGTAACCTGCAG ATATTTTTTGCATGGTCTATGCAAAGAAGGAGACAACTGCCGCTATTCTCACGATCTGACGAACAGCCAGCCTGCAGCCATGCTCTGCAAGTTCTTTCAGAAGGGAAACTGTGCGTTTGGGGATCGCTGCAG GTTTGAACACCACAACCCTTCACAAGACGACCTGCCAACACCTGAGCCATTGCCTTCCACCTCCCGGAGCAGCCAGCCCGATCCGGAGCTCAGTGGGCCGTTGCCTGGCCTAGGGGCACAAGATTGGGTCAACGCTGCAGAATTTGTCCCAGGGCAGCCATACTGTGGACGTG CGGAGTCGGCGAACGCTCAGAGCCCTGGTCCCCTCATCGAGGAGTTTGACAGCGAAGCAACGCGTCACAGCAAAGAGCAGCTGAGGAAGCAACTCTGTCCGTACGCCGCCGTTGGAGAGTGCCGCTATGGCCTCAACTGCGTCTATCTCCACGGCGACATTTGCGACATGTGCGGCCTGCAGGTTCTCCACCCCACCGACACGAACCAGCGATCGGAGCACACGAAG GCCTGCATCGAAGCCCACGAGAAAGACATGGAAATCTCCTTTGCTATCCAGCGCAGCAAGGACATGATGTGCGGCGTGTGCATGGAAGTGGTGTTCGAGAAGACCAACCCGAGCGAGCGTCGCTTTGGCATCCTGTCCAACTGCAGCCATTGCTACTGCCTGAAGTGCATCCGTAGGTGGAGAAGCGCCCGGCAGTTTGAGAGCAGAATCATCAA ATCTTGTCCGGAATGCAGAATCACTTCCAACTTTGTCATCCCGAGCGAGTACTGGGTGGAAGACAAAGAAGAGAAGCAGAAGCTCATCCAGACGTACAAAGAAGGCATGGG GAGCAAACCGTGCCGGTACTTTAACGAGGGGCGTGGAACGTGTCCCTTTGGGTCCAACTGCTTCTACAAGCACGCTTTTCCCGACGGGCGACTGGAGGAAGCTCAGCCTCCGCGGAGACAAACCGGGTCCAACAGCAGCAGGAACCGG AACTCGAGACAGACGCGCTTGTGGGACATCCTGGACGAGCGGGAAAGCACCGACTCATTCGATAACGACGACGACGAGATGGTGACATTCGAGCTGAGCGAAATGCTTCTCATGCTGCTCGCCGCCGGAACCGACGACGACGTGACCGACTCTGAGGACGAATGGGACTTGTTTCACGAGGATTTGGATGATTTTTACGAGATTTACCTATAG